The DNA window GGAGAACGTGGAACACGCCCTGGAACACCGCGCTCCTTTCCAGCGGACGGATATGGGAGGAATCCGACACCACGCAGACCACGGCGTGATCCCTCCGGGGATTGGCGCAGATCTCGCACGGCGACCGAAAAGTTACGTCGCAGCAGAGCTCGCACTCCTTCATCTGCTGCTTGAGATTCCGGAGACTCTCGCTCAGCCCGAACACATCCTCCTGGGGTGCCTTCAGGAAGTAGTACGCCATCCGGGTGGCCGATTTTTCTCCAAAACCCGGGATCCGCCTGAGGCGGTTGATCAGATCTTTGAGGGGATCCTCGGAATCCTGCATGGAGGACGTTCAGGCGCCGGGGAATCTTGCGCCCAGGGCCATCCCACCGGCCACCTTGGCCAATTCCTCCGCAGCCATCTGCTGGGACCGTCGGAGGGCCTCGTTGACGCCCGAGGTGATGAGATCCTGGATGAACGCCACGTCCCCGCCGCGCAGAATTTCCGGCTCGATCCGGATGGAAACAATTTCCATCCGACCGTTGGCCTTCACCTCAACCATCCCCCCACCGGATTGGGCCACCACCTCCCGATGAGCAAGCTCCTCCTGGGCTTCCTTGATTTTCCGTTGCAGATTTTGTGCCTGCTGAATCCAATCCGTGGGCTGTCCGCCTTCGCGTTCCTCCATGAACGGCATCGTAGCTTATTTCACAGCGGGCTGAAAGATCTTCACGAACTCCTTGTACATGGGATGACCGTCGATCTCGTCGTTCGTCTTAGGCCCCTCGGACGCCGCCGATGGAGGTCGAGGGGCGCCCACTACAATATCGAGATCCTCACGGTAGAATTCCGCCGCCCAGGCGCGAAGGTCCTTCTTCTTGTCCTCGAGGACCGAGGCCGAGAAAGCGTCCCCGGAGGGGGGGCAGACCACGATCCGACCCTGTTCCAGGACCACGTCCGACTGCTTGACCACCGCGCCGAGCATTCGATTCTTCGCCAGGACAAACTCGGTGAAAGACGAGGCTGTGGGCGCCGTAGCGGCCACCTGCGATTTCGGAGCGGTGACGGTACCGCGCGAAACCGGCTCCGCTCGGCTTGGCCCCAAGGGTCCGGATTCAGTCCTTCCACCGGCTGACGCCGCTTCGAGCCGTCCGAAAATCTGGCCGAGGTCCATCAGCCGCGGCAGCAGCGTGATCTTGGACAGAGCGGTAGTAGCCACCACGTAGGGATCGCTGGATGTCGCCATCTGGGCACACATCTGGGCCAGGATTTCACCGATCTGGACAAGATCGGCCTGCGAAGACGACGCCGCCCGACGGGCAAGGCCCTCCATTTCCTCCTCCGATTTCTGGAGAATTCTTCCGGCGGCATCCTTCGCGGTAGCACAAACCAATAACGCATGAGCTTCTTCCAACAATCCCTTGGCCACCACCATGAGATCAAACCCTTCCGAGTACAACTGATGATACACGGTCATGACCACCGGCGCGTCCCGCGTTACGAGGGCATCGAGGAGCGCCTCAATCTTCTCTCGCGGCGGAAGGCCGAGAAAATGGGACACGCTGTCGCGCGTGATACGGCCCGAGGCCGGGCCCTTTCCGACCGATTTTCCGTCCGCCTCACCCGCTGCAAAGTTGGCGATCTGGTCCAAGAGCACCTCCGCATCGCGGAGGCTGCCCTCCGCAAAACGCGCCAGGGCGACGAGGGCATCCGGGTCGGCTTCGAGCTTCTCCGACTCCGTTATCTTACGAAGTTTCGCCGCGATCAGTTCCGAGGAAATTCTCCAGAAATCAAAACGCTGGCAACGGCCCACGATCGTGGCCGGAATCTTCTGCGGGTCGGTGGTGGCAAATACGAATTTCACATGCGATGGCGGCTCCTCCAGCGTCTTGAGGAGCGCGTTGAATGCGCTCACCGAGAGCATGTGCACTTCATCCACGATGTAAACCTTGAAGCGGGCCGACGCGGGGGCATATTGCACGGCCTCGATGATTCGCCGAACGTCGTCCACGCTGGTGTGAGATGCTCCATCGATTTCCAGCACATCCACGCAGGCACCCGTGGGAATCGCCTGACACGTTGAACACCGGCCGCAGGGCTCCGCCGTCGGACCTTTTTCGCAATTCAAGGCTTTCGCCAGGAGCCGGGCCAGAGTCGTTTTTCCCACTCCCCGAGGCCCGCAAAAGAGAAAGGCGTGGGGAATCCTTCCCGTCCGGATGGCGCCCGAAATCGCCCGAACAACGTGATCCTGGCCGACGACATCCTCGAGGCGGGACGGGCGCCATTTGCGCGCCAGAACGTGATAGCTCATGCGGAAGAACGGATCCTCACTACGATTTCCTGCGCTGGGAAATGAACTCGCGCCGCGCAGCATCGATGTCGCGATCCAGAGGCGACGACTCTTTTCCCGTCCTATCGATTTCCTGAACGAAGGAAATCAGCTTGGACACGTCCTCCCGCTTGGAATCCTCCCATCGGAGGGAGCGCAGCGTCTCGACAATCTCGAACAGTTTGTCGGGATTCGCCCGGATCACTCCCGCCAGGATCGCCTTGTTCTTCTCGAACGGAAGCATCTGCTTGACCCCCAGCTTCATACGTGACTATTAACGGACTTTTCGCCGATGGGCAAGCCCCGCGCCTTCCGACCCAATGCGCTGGAGCTAGAGGGGACCGGGATCCTGTGGTAATGTGAACCGCCAAAGTGAAACCCCGCTTGTCACGCTCGATCACGGTTGGCCTTTTGACCGCTTTGGCCATGGGAGCCTGCTCGAAGCCAGGCAAAGCACTATTGCCGGGTGCCATCCCCCGACCCCCCGTAACACTCGAAGGATACAAGGACCTCCGCTGGGGCATGAATCCGAACGAGGTCCTCGCACACACGGGGATCGATGAATTCCATCCCATCGAGATCTCCGATGACCGGGTGGAGCGTTGGGCGGCCCCGTTCACGACCGAACCGGCCTGCGGCCCGTTCTGCGGCCTCGCCCTCCACCAGGTGTTCTCCATCTGGTACGGCGCACCGACGGCCAGCGTGGACCGGGAGAAATCCATCGTCCGCTCGGAACTGTCTTCGCCGCTTTGCGCGGATTGCGTGGTGAAGAAGGTCGGGCCGTATGACGAATACGTCACTCTCGAAAAAGACGGATTGGTGGCCTACTGGTTCCCGCTTTCCATCACCGATTGGTCCCGCGCCCGAACGCTTGTGGAAGAACGCTACGGACCGGCATCCAGTTCGCTCCCGAAAACCACCTTGACCGTTGCAGCCCCCGGAGAACCTGAACTTGCTCCCTTCAGCTACGATGGAAGCGTGTGGTTCGGTCCCTCGACAACAATCTATCTCGTGACCGAACAGTATTCGTCGGAAGCCACGGTCTACAAGTTGGGCTACATGTTCTACCTGAGCAGTCTTTTCGATCTGCAGAACGCGCAGCGAATCAAGGCCCTGGTGGCTCACCGCGAGAAGGAAAAGCAGAAGGCCGCCACCCGGGACGAGGATTTCGTCAAGGCCGTCGTCGAGTAGTTCCCCCTTATGAAGGCGCTCCTCCTCGTCATTCACGGCACCCGCGATCCGGGGGGTCTGAGCGAGATCCGATCGTTCGTGCGCGGGGTCCGGCGGAAACTGAAAAAGATCCGCGTGGAATTCGCCTTTCTGGCGCCCGGCCCCAATTCGCTGCCCACGATGGCGCAGCGGCTTCGGGAACGGGGGAGCAAAGAAATAGATGTGATCCCATTCCTCCTCTTCTCCGGCGCCCACGTGAGGCGAGACATCCCCCGAATGCTTTCGGAGATCCGTCTCAAGAATCCCGATCTCACAATCAGGCTCGGTCGCCACATTGGACCGTCCGTGGAAGCCGTGCGGATCGCACTCACCCGATGGCGGGAGATGTCTCGGCGATGAGAACTTCAGATCTCCCCTGACGACATTCGACATCCTCGACTCGGTGTGACATATCTATCCCCCCAGATGGCGGCCAAGCGGAACACCACCCATCATCTGCAGATCGAGCAGGTCGCGTCTGGGGTTCGTCTGATTCGACTCCATCGCCCCGATTGCCGCAATGCCCTGAGTCTCCACACCATGCTCGAACTCCAGGCCGCCCTGAAGGCCGGATCGCGCGATCATCAGAAGGTGTGCATCCTTACCGGAACCCCACCGGCATTCAGTGCGGGTGGCGACTTGAACTGGCTTCTGGCCGAAGTGAAGTCTAAGGGATCTCGCGGCGCCGCAGA is part of the Nitrospirota bacterium genome and encodes:
- the recR gene encoding recombination protein RecR; translation: MQDSEDPLKDLINRLRRIPGFGEKSATRMAYYFLKAPQEDVFGLSESLRNLKQQMKECELCCDVTFRSPCEICANPRRDHAVVCVVSDSSHIRPLERSAVFQGVFHVLHGTLSPMEDIGPERLRVAQLIRRVESGGIREIVLAINPTLEGDATMLYLADALKKKGVKISKLPVGLSIGADIEYTDHETLGQALRDRVHL
- a CDS encoding YbaB/EbfC family nucleoid-associated protein: MEEREGGQPTDWIQQAQNLQRKIKEAQEELAHREVVAQSGGGMVEVKANGRMEIVSIRIEPEILRGGDVAFIQDLITSGVNEALRRSQQMAAEELAKVAGGMALGARFPGA
- the dnaX gene encoding DNA polymerase III subunit gamma/tau, whose product is MSYHVLARKWRPSRLEDVVGQDHVVRAISGAIRTGRIPHAFLFCGPRGVGKTTLARLLAKALNCEKGPTAEPCGRCSTCQAIPTGACVDVLEIDGASHTSVDDVRRIIEAVQYAPASARFKVYIVDEVHMLSVSAFNALLKTLEEPPSHVKFVFATTDPQKIPATIVGRCQRFDFWRISSELIAAKLRKITESEKLEADPDALVALARFAEGSLRDAEVLLDQIANFAAGEADGKSVGKGPASGRITRDSVSHFLGLPPREKIEALLDALVTRDAPVVMTVYHQLYSEGFDLMVVAKGLLEEAHALLVCATAKDAAGRILQKSEEEMEGLARRAASSSQADLVQIGEILAQMCAQMATSSDPYVVATTALSKITLLPRLMDLGQIFGRLEAASAGGRTESGPLGPSRAEPVSRGTVTAPKSQVAATAPTASSFTEFVLAKNRMLGAVVKQSDVVLEQGRIVVCPPSGDAFSASVLEDKKKDLRAWAAEFYREDLDIVVGAPRPPSAASEGPKTNDEIDGHPMYKEFVKIFQPAVK
- a CDS encoding CbiX/SirB N-terminal domain-containing protein, which gives rise to MKALLLVIHGTRDPGGLSEIRSFVRGVRRKLKKIRVEFAFLAPGPNSLPTMAQRLRERGSKEIDVIPFLLFSGAHVRRDIPRMLSEIRLKNPDLTIRLGRHIGPSVEAVRIALTRWREMSRR